The following are encoded together in the Cyanobacterium aponinum PCC 10605 genome:
- a CDS encoding phosphorylase family protein, translating to MIDYIFVCDGEELKALQKSLFSSDLKSKIFPIPIGINPVNNLLKNNRIPREKSILLIGLGGSLSPNYSVGDVVIYESCCYLDDDNLVTKNCDSQLNKYLRDRLNCPLVKGLTTDTLISQSSQKKSLFQKTSASIVDMESFALLNYFQSVSVIRVVSDNYDDDLPDLNSAITFDGKLNNRKVAIAFLKEPWKAVKLIKNALISLRKLSAIVQRLKN from the coding sequence ATGATTGATTATATTTTCGTGTGTGATGGAGAAGAGTTAAAAGCCCTTCAAAAAAGTTTGTTTTCATCTGATTTAAAGAGTAAAATTTTTCCTATTCCCATAGGAATTAATCCAGTTAATAATCTCTTAAAAAATAATCGAATCCCTAGAGAAAAATCCATTCTTTTAATCGGTTTGGGAGGAAGTTTATCCCCTAATTATTCAGTGGGAGATGTGGTTATTTATGAAAGTTGTTGTTATTTAGATGATGATAATTTAGTAACTAAAAATTGTGATTCACAGTTAAATAAGTATTTAAGAGATAGGTTAAATTGTCCTTTGGTAAAGGGATTAACTACTGACACATTAATTAGCCAATCCAGTCAAAAAAAGAGTCTGTTTCAAAAAACCAGTGCTTCTATCGTGGATATGGAAAGTTTTGCTCTTTTAAATTATTTCCAGTCGGTTTCGGTGATTAGGGTTGTTAGCGATAATTATGATGATGATTTACCTGACTTAAATTCAGCTATTACTTTTGATGGCAAATTGAATAACAGGAAAGTTGCGATCGCATTTTTAAAAGAACCTTGGAAGGCAGTAAAATTAATCAAAAATGCCCTCATTAGTTTACGAAAATTAAGTGCGATCGTACAAAGGCTCAAAAACTAA
- a CDS encoding GumC family protein — MFLNNPNNPENLVPQNQPPNKLVYLNSNDIDDDDEIDISELLRLIRRRGLIIMGTTAALAISLSAWVLSKPPVYQGSVKLLVEPLNKDNADLSFLSDIAGPGALKGNELDYQSQIDVLKSPSVMNSIVEQIRTRYPEIIYQPPEDETQENLREKLNVTQAGDTKIIEVSYKDKSEEKILFILNQIVDGYLDYQAKEYVSNLSQAIDFSEEQITRVRLEVAALESQLENFQQNNNLIDPNSRNEALTTQATFLAEESEKVQIELDGMKKLAQELEQKLNLTPQQGVIVSRLNTEPYYTKLIEQIKETETQIALEGLRFGFEHPSVKALVAKKDELVALLNRETRKILGSGNSNLSLDFLTSVSNNVETTQQFFDVNNQIQVLEAKQRGLDEAWERLNSQIKNLSTTNKEYFQLQRELTTANESLNRLLALNENLQIEVARQSSPWKLITPINETIIEDVSGTLRKIALISIASLFSGAMLGLLVDKLDSSFHTVEDVKSSVNLPLLGVIPHNKFLTEITDKKKKRSDSIPSLSRKSIFDDESITFSLDSYCSLYTNINLLSSDTSIRSIVVGAAEASEGKSTTSLFLAKAAALLGQKVLIVDADMRKPKIHTYLGIKNKIGLSNLIAEDILPEDVIQSFDDGLSVITAGSKPPNPTRLIASRKWQTLMQKFKQDFDFVIYDTPPLMGFSDGKILTPLTDGLVFVVRMGKTRRPNVQQVINDLQVSKLTVLGMVANGVKNYMGGAYYGYYNYKNYYNDER, encoded by the coding sequence ATGTTTCTGAACAACCCTAATAACCCTGAAAACTTAGTTCCACAAAATCAACCTCCCAATAAATTAGTTTATTTGAACTCGAATGATATTGATGACGACGATGAAATAGATATAAGTGAGCTACTGAGACTAATCAGGAGAAGAGGACTAATTATCATGGGTACAACTGCCGCTTTAGCGATAAGTCTGTCGGCATGGGTATTGTCAAAACCGCCAGTTTATCAGGGCTCAGTAAAACTTTTGGTTGAACCCTTAAATAAGGATAATGCTGATTTAAGTTTCTTAAGTGATATAGCAGGACCTGGAGCATTAAAAGGCAATGAGTTAGACTATCAAAGTCAAATTGATGTCTTAAAAAGTCCTTCTGTAATGAATTCTATCGTAGAACAAATCAGAACCCGTTATCCAGAGATAATTTATCAACCCCCCGAAGATGAAACTCAAGAAAACTTAAGGGAAAAATTGAATGTCACACAGGCAGGAGATACTAAAATTATTGAGGTTAGTTATAAAGATAAGTCTGAAGAGAAAATACTTTTTATCCTTAATCAAATAGTTGATGGTTATTTAGATTACCAAGCAAAAGAATACGTAAGTAATCTTTCTCAAGCTATTGATTTTAGTGAAGAACAAATTACTAGGGTTCGTTTGGAAGTTGCCGCTTTAGAGTCACAGTTAGAAAATTTCCAACAAAATAATAACTTAATCGATCCAAATTCTCGCAACGAAGCCTTAACAACTCAAGCAACGTTTCTGGCAGAAGAAAGTGAAAAGGTTCAAATAGAACTTGATGGGATGAAAAAATTAGCTCAAGAGTTAGAACAAAAATTAAATTTAACACCGCAACAAGGGGTTATCGTATCTCGTCTTAATACAGAACCTTACTACACAAAGCTAATCGAGCAAATTAAGGAAACTGAAACCCAAATCGCTTTAGAAGGTTTGCGTTTTGGTTTTGAACATCCCAGTGTGAAAGCGTTAGTGGCAAAAAAAGATGAATTAGTTGCTTTGTTGAATCGGGAAACTCGCAAAATTCTAGGCTCTGGAAACTCTAATCTTTCTCTCGATTTTTTAACTTCTGTTTCTAATAATGTAGAAACTACTCAGCAGTTTTTTGATGTCAATAATCAAATTCAAGTTTTGGAAGCCAAACAAAGAGGTTTAGATGAGGCTTGGGAAAGACTTAATTCTCAAATCAAAAATTTATCTACTACTAACAAAGAGTATTTTCAACTTCAAAGAGAATTAACTACGGCAAACGAGAGTTTAAATCGACTTTTAGCGCTGAACGAAAATTTACAAATAGAGGTTGCAAGGCAGTCTTCTCCTTGGAAATTAATTACCCCCATAAATGAAACTATTATTGAAGATGTATCTGGCACATTGAGAAAAATAGCATTAATTAGTATTGCTAGTTTGTTTTCCGGGGCCATGTTGGGCTTATTAGTTGACAAGTTAGATTCCTCTTTCCATACAGTAGAAGATGTTAAAAGTAGTGTTAATTTACCTTTATTGGGAGTGATACCCCACAACAAGTTTTTAACAGAAATTACTGACAAGAAGAAAAAACGATCTGATAGCATTCCTAGTTTGAGTCGTAAAAGTATCTTTGATGATGAGTCGATTACTTTTAGTTTGGATAGCTATTGCTCTTTATACACTAATATAAATCTATTAAGTTCAGATACTTCTATTCGTTCGATTGTGGTGGGTGCGGCAGAGGCTAGTGAAGGAAAATCAACTACATCTTTATTTTTAGCAAAGGCGGCGGCACTTTTAGGGCAAAAAGTTTTAATTGTGGATGCGGATATGCGGAAACCAAAAATTCATACTTATTTGGGGATCAAAAATAAAATTGGCTTGAGTAATTTAATCGCTGAAGATATACTTCCTGAAGATGTTATTCAGTCTTTTGATGATGGTCTTTCTGTTATTACTGCGGGTTCAAAACCGCCTAATCCTACTCGCCTAATCGCTTCTCGTAAGTGGCAAACTTTGATGCAGAAATTTAAGCAGGATTTCGATTTTGTAATTTATGATACTCCTCCTTTGATGGGTTTTTCTGATGGTAAAATATTGACTCCTCTTACAGATGGTTTAGTTTTTGTAGTCAGAATGGGTAAAACTCGTCGTCCTAATGTACAACAGGTAATTAATGATTTACAGGTTTCTAAGTTGACAGTTTTGGGAATGGTGGCTAATGGTGTTAAAAATTATATGGGGGGTGCTTATTATGGTTATTACAATTACAAGAACTATTACAATGATGAGCGTTAG